The Candidatus Schekmanbacteria bacterium DNA window GGGCAGACATTGCATGGCTCCTCTGCCGGGCCATTGTCACAGTTTAAAGCCTTTGCAAGGATGCGGGCACAGGTGGTCTTTCCAACACCCCGCGTTCCTGAAAAGAGAAAGGCATGTGCTATCCTTCCCGACTTCAGTGCATTTTTAATGGTGTTGGTTATATGCTCCTGCCCAACTACATCTGCAAATTTTTGGGGTCTTTTTTTCCTTGCAAGAACAAGGTAACTTTTCTCTGATATATCCATTTATAATAAGTTAATAAGAGGTGAATTATGCTTTCACAGCAGATGAAAAAATGCAAGCAGAAAAGCTTTTTTTTACCTGTTGTTCCTTGCCCACTTTCGAGCAAGTTTGATTGCAAAAAGCAGACTTCCCGGATCTGCCTTCCCCTTGCCTGCAATATCAAAGGCAGTGCCATGGTCAACGGATGTCCTGATGATTGGAAGACCGAGCGAGATGTTTACCCCTTTCCCAAAACAGTGAAGTTTAAGAGGCCCCATCCCCTGATCATGATACATTGCCACAACCACATCAAACTCACCTCCAACTGTGCGGGCAAAAAGTGTGTCAGCGCTGTAAGGCCCGAAAACTTTTTGACCTGATTTAACCGCCTCATCTACGGCAGGCTTGATTTCTTTTCCCTCTTCATCACCGAATATTCCCCCTTCTCCGCCGTGGGGGTTTAAAGAGCAGACTGCTATCCTTGGTTTACGTCCTTCGTAGCCTTTTAAATCATCAGAAATTATTCTGAAAGTTTCAACAAGCTTTTCTTTCTTAATCTTTGAAGGCACATCTTTCAGTCTCACATGAGTTGTCGCAAGGGCTACTTTTAATTTTCCTCCTGCAAGCATCATGACAACGCTTTTGCTCCCTGTAAGCTCCATCAAAAGCTCCGTATGCCCCGGATAATGATGGCCGGCAAGGTTTAATGACTCTTTATTTATGGGCGCAGTTACAATTGCCCCTGCTTTTCCATTCATGCAAAGTTCCACTGCTTTTTTAATATAGCGGTAAACTGCCTCGCCGTATTCCTTCTTCACAATGCCCGGGATAAGTTTGCCTGAAAGCGGAGATTCAACGTCCAGCACGTAGATGCTTCCTTTGCATGGTTTAATCTTTGCAATTTCATCTTCATTGATACTGCAAATATCTGCGCCAGTCCTGATTTTCTTATTGTAAAATCGGAGCACATCAGCACTTCCCGCAACAAAGGCAGGCAAAGCCTCTATCTTAGCAGCCTTCAATATTATCTCAGGCCCTATCCCTGCCGGATCCCCCATTGTGATGACAAGCGGTTTTTTCTTTGAAGTTTTAAGCTTCATTTTTTACCTCATGGTATGTAAAATAGTTTATAACATAAATCATGGAAAAGTTTAAACATAAGCTTAAGAGCCCGGTAATTTCTCTTCTCACTGACTTTGGCACCCGCGATTACTTTGTCGGGACAATGAAGGGGGTAATACTTTCAATCTACCCTGAAGCGAAAATTGTAGATATCACCCACGAAGTTTCGCCATTCAATATCATGGAAGCAGCTTTCATTCTCAAGAATTCTTATAATTATTTTCCTGAAGGTACTGTGCATCTTGTTGTGGTTGATCCGGGTGTGGGCTCTGAGAGAGGGATAGTGATTGTCAAAAGCAGAAAATATACTTTCGTTGCACCTGACAACGGAGTGTTGACCTACATCTATTTCACCGAAGAAGAATTTTCAATTTACCGCCTTAACGAGAAAAAAATTCTTTCAGAACAACCTGCAAGCAGAACATTCCATGGCAGAGACATAATGGCACCCATTGCGGCAAGGCTTGCTAAAGGAGAGACCCCTGAAGAATTTGGCGACCCAATAGATCGCTTCAAGGTTTTTAATTTTTATCCCTCATCCTTTCAGAAAGGCACAATAAACGGCGCAATAATATACATAGACAAGTTCGGAAACCTCATATCGAACATATCTGAAGATTTCTTTGACCGGATGTGCACAAGAACCGGCAGAAAAAAAATTAAAATAAAATGCGGCGATCATGAAGTTTCTGATACAGTCCCTTCCTATTCTAAAGGAAAAAAGAATGCCATCTCAGCCATCTGGGCAAGTCACGGGAATCTTGAGATTTTCGTAAGAGAAGGGAATGCTTCAAAAAAACTTAAAATAAAGACAGGCGATAAAGTTACAATAAGTTTTATCAGGAATTAAATCTTGCAGGTAGTTTATAACCTCTCAGATACTCTCTAGCTATCATCCTTCTTTTGTTCTCAGGCTGGACTTCAATGAGTTCAACCGCGCCGGACGATGCCTTTACGAATAGTCTTTCTTTTTCTATTAATATTTTCCCCGGCTCGCCGGCAATATCTATTTGAGCAGATGCTGCCATCCAGATTTTGAGTTTCTCTCCATTCTCTGATCCAAACTCAGCATAAGCTCCGGGCCAGGGATTTGTACCGCGCACAAGATTCACAATATCAGTTGCATTTTTATTCCAGTCAATTTTTCCGTCTTCTTTTTTCATGATAGGTGCGAATGTAACAAGGCTCTCATCCTGCGGGACCGGATTTATTTTTCCTTCATCCCAGAGCTTCACAGTATCAGCAAGAAGTATTGCACCTTTTATTATAAGCTTTTCAAGAAGTGAACCTGTAGTATCATTTTCAAGTATCACCTCTTTTTCCTGCATTAATATATCGCCAGCATCAAGCTTTTTTACCATCAGCTGCGTTGTAATGCCTGTCTCCTTTTCACCATTTATTATCGCCCAGTTTACAGGAGCAGCCCCCCTGTACTTAGGAAGAAGAGAGGCATGAAGATTTATGCATCCTTTAGGTGGAAGCTTAAGAACGCTTTCAGGAAGTATTTTACCATAAGCTACAACAACTATCAGGTCAGGGGAAAGTGCGGCAAGCTGACTTATAAGTGCATCGTCTTTTAACGTTTCAGGCTGGAAAACCGGTATATTATTTTCTACTGCATAAGCTTTTACCGGAGGGGCTGATACTTTCATTCCACGTCCGGCAGGCTTATCAGTCTGTGTTACAACTGCCGCTATATCAAATCCTTTCTTGCAAAGTTCTTTAAGACAGAAAAGGGAGCCTTCTGTGCTCCCCATGAAGATTATCTTCATTTATCCTGAAGGCCTTTTCTCAGTTTCATCTTGATGAGTTCTTTCTTTATTTTGCTCACCCGGTCTATGAACAATATTCCTTCAAGATGATCGAACTCATGCTGGATTACGCGGCTCAGCAGTCCTGATGTTTCAAACTCTATCTTTTTCCCTTCAGGTGAAGTGGCTGTTACAAGTATCCTGTCAGGACGTTTTACCGCCTCAGTTATCCCCGGAACGCTTAAGCAACCTTCTTCAATAATTTCCTCACCATCTATCATTTTAATAGAAGGATTTATAAGCTTGATAAGCTCACCCTCCTCTTCATCCCTTTTGCCTATATCGATTACCGCAACCCTGATATTTTTCCCTATCTGGGGAGCCGCAAGTCCTATACCCGGGGCATCATACATGGTTTCAGCCATATCATCGAGAAGCTTTAAAACTTCATCGGTTATATCTTTTATCTCCACCGATGGCTTCCTGAGTTTTGGCTCCGGGTATTTCAATATTTCTATTAAAGACATTTCCTGCTCACTCTTTAATTTAAGAACAAATCAATCCCTTCTTTTATATTCTGTACATTGATGCATGTATCCTTGCAATAACCAAAAGGCCGCTCATTTACAATACCGTAAACCGAAAGAGGGTAGCTGTCAATTATTCCTGAAATCAAATCCCTTTCGCATGCGACTGCAACAACCGCCCTCGGGTGAAGGCTGTTAATCACATTCCTTGCTTCAGTCCCTCCCCTCGCCATGGCAAACCTGACCTCGTCACAGATTCCAAGCGATAAAAGTTCGTTTATCACGCACCCTCCGCACCTTATGCAGTTATCAAGACGATAAGTAAGTTTTTTGTCACATTCAGACCTCTGGAGACAGTGAGGTAAAAGTATGAGGAGCTCATGGGGAGCAACTTTGATTTTTTTTGATAGAACAAGTTTATTATTTATTTCAATCAGAACCTGCTCAAGACGCTCCTTGGAAACCTTGAACAGTTTTCCGCACATCATTAGCATAGGAAATAAAAGCTTTATATAAATTTTCCTGAAGGCTGATGCAAAGGGGATATTGGTATCCAGAAAAATACCTGCGAGTAAGAACAACGTCATAATGCAAACGAATGTAATTCCTGATATCAACAGCATATTCAATGCAGCAAAATATTTTTCAAATGCAGGTGATGTAGAAAACTTAAAAATTCCCAGCGAAAGCAAAACAAGAGCAGATATCACTCCAATGCATAGCCATGAAAATAATCCTTTATTGCTAAGCTTCATATCGATCTTCCGAACCTCATTTGCAATACCTGCAATCCTTGTTGTTAATCCTTATACTCATCAGTTATTCAAATCATTGAGGCAAGTCAAGGAATTGCCTATACACTGCTTCTTAAAAAAACATAAAATTAATATCTAAATATCTATATGTTAAACAATCAGTCAGCAGATATGAAGGAAAATAAAGAAATTTTTAAAAAAGTGGCAAGAAAAAAATTAAGGGGTACAACGCATAACTATTATGCATTAGTACCCCTTTAAACTTAAAATCCCTCTAACTTAAAACAAAGCGTATATAAACGGAGCTACAGCAGAGCCTTCTGTAAAAACTATAAGAAGACCAAGCAGTATTAGAACAAAGACTATTGGTCCAAGCCACCATTTCTTACGCTCTTTCATAAAATACCAGAACTCAGATACTATCGATACGTTAGATTTGGCTTTTTTTACAAAATCCATTTTCATCACCTCACATTAAAAATTCATACCACATAATAATAATCGGTACAAATAATAAATAAATCAATCTGGTGCAAATATTTTTTTCCAGTCAACATCCCCTTCAAGGACTTTCATCTCTTTTTTATCAAGAAGGAAATCCCCCATGACAAGATAATCCATGTTGGTTCTCATAAAACACATATACGCATCATGAGGAGTGCACACAATAGGTTCTCCCCGAACATTGAAAGAAGTATTTATTATAACTGGAACTCCAGAAATTTTTTCATATTCAGAAATAAGATCATAAAAGATTTTATTTTCTTCCCTGTTAACTGTCTGAATCCTTGCTGAATTATCCACATGTGTGACAGCAGGTATCATCCTCTTGTTTTCCCTTACCTGTGCAACCAGCAGCATATAAGGGCTCGGACAATCAAGTTCAAAATATTCTGCACTTTTCTCTTCAAGCACAGATGGGGCAAATGGCCTGAAGCTTTCTCTGAATTTTATCTTGAGATTCACTACATCCCTGTTCGCTGCATTTGTAGCATCAGCAATAATACTCCTGTTGCCTAATGACCTGGGGCCAAACTCCATCCTTCCCTGAAACCATCCAATTACATTCTGCTCTGTAATAAGCCTTGCAGTTTTCTGGATGAGATCTTCAGTCTTAAGCTCATGATATTTGACATTTCTTGAATCAAGATAATTTCGGATTTCATCATTGCTAAACTCAGGCCCATAGTAGGCATGCTTCATGACATATTTTCTAGGATTCCCAAGCAATGAATGATAAATATAAGATGCTACTCCAACTGCTCCGCCAGCATCACCTGCTGCAGGCTGAACAAATATATTCTTAAACGGCGTTTCCCTAAGAATCCTTCCATTGGCTACACAGTTTAGAGCAACACCGCCAGCCATGCATAAATTGCTTAGTCCTGTTTCCTTGTATAAGTGTCTTGCCATACGAAGAACTATTTCTTCAGTGACCTTCTGTACGCTCGCAGCAATATCCTTATGTTTCTGCTCAAGCTTGCTTTCAGATTCACGCGGAGGACCGCCAAAGAGTTTATCAAATTTCCCGTTTGTCATGGTAAGCCCGTAATCGTAAGCAAAATACTTCATATTCATCATAAAGCTTCCATCATCTCTTAGATCCACAAGCTCTTTGAGTATAAGGTCGTAATACGTAGGATTCCCGTATGGTGCGAGTCCCATGACTTTATATTCCGCACTGTTTACCTTAAAACCAAGGTAATAGGTGAAAGCGCTGTATAGAAGTCCAAGCGAATGAGGGAAATTTATTTCTTTTTTAATTTCAATCTTGTTTCCCCTGCCAACACCGTAAGTTGCTGTTGCCCATTCTCCCACTCCATCGACTGTGAGAATTGCCGCCTCTTCGAAAGGAGAAACCAGAAAAGAGCTTGCTGCATGGGACTGATGATGCTGTATAAAAAGGATGTCTCCTTCGAAGCCTGTTTTTTCCTGTATCACACGTTTAGTCCAGAGCTTTTCCTTTAACCATACCGGAAGTGCCTTGCTGAAAGAGGGAAATGATTTGGGGAAAGTTGCTATGTATGTAAGAAGTATTCTCTCAAATTTAATGAATGGCTTGTCATAAAAACCTACGTGATCAAGGTCGGAAATCGTTATCCCGCCCTTCTCCAGGCAGTATTTTACTGCATTTTCAGGAAAATCAGGATCATGTCTTTTCCTTGTAAAACGTTCTTCCTGTGCCGCAGCAATAAGCTCGCCATCTTTTAGAAGGCATGCTGCTGAATCATGATAAAAACAGGATATGCCAAGAATATACATAGGATATTAGAATTGTCTCCTTGCTTCATCCATTGTAGTCGTAAAATGGGCTCCATCTTTCCAAAAAGAGGGGTTTTTTGATTTCTTCCTTGAAAGAAGATCTTTACCCATAATGAAACTTATAAGAGCAGATATCAAAAAAATAGTAAAATAGATAACAAACAATATAATGACAGTCTGCACCGCAGCAATCTTGCCTGCCACTATCTTCCATTTTTCAAGTAACTTTTTAAAAAAATCTTTCATTTGTCAAGCCAATTATAGAAGGTTAAGAGTAGCGCCCATTTCGAAACATTAAACATATACTTTATTTTTTTTCAATTTACACTTCTTTTATTATATGAGTAAACTATCTATTAATTAAAACATAGTCTTTATAATAATTATTTCAAATAGACAAAAATATTCCGGAGGTTATGATGCTGCCATGAAAAATGTTTATGCCATATCAGGAGGTGTAAGTAAATTCCGGAAATCCCGCACTGATATCACTTTTCAGGCAATGGTTAAAGAGTGTTTTGATTACATTCTGAAGGATCTTAATCTTGAATTCAAGCAGGCATATGAGCTGATAGATGGGAGCGTTGCTTCCTATTTTTCAGATCATTTCCAGAGACAACTGATGGCCGGAATAATGGTACAGGATTTTTTGGGGCTTTGTCCCAAGCCAGGGCACAGGGTCGAAGGAGGAGGGGCGACAGGAGGTATATGCTTTCAGGAAGCTTATAAAGCTGTAGCAAGCGGATACATGGATGTATGCCTTGCATTCGGTTTTGAAACAATGTCCCATGTCAAGACATGGAAAGGGAATGAATTCATCGCGCTTGCATCGGACACTAATTTTGATTATCCCGTTGGAGGGTTTTATTCAGGCTACTATGCCATGATGGTAATGCGGCATATGCATGAATTCGGAACTACAACAGATCAAATGGCTATGGTATCAGTAAAAAATCACAGGAATGCCTGTTTTAACCCATATGCACAACAGCCTGCGGAAATAACTGTCAAAGATGTCAGGGATTCAGAAATGGTAGCCTATCCTCTGACGCGGCTTGATATATGCGCAATGTCTGACGGAGCTGCCGCAGTACTCATAGCATCAGAAAAAGGATTAAAAAAAATTGAAAAAGCATCAGGAAAAAAATTATCTCCGATTCTTATAAAAGGTATAGGGAGAGGAACTGATGCAATGCGTATGTCAGACAGGCCGCATGGGAAAGTAATGCTTCTCCCCCATGAATCTGCTTCTGACTACAAGAAATTGAAATATCCGGGAGTCCACTCATTCAGGGCAGGAAGGGCAGCGGCAGCAGAAGCATACAGAAATGCGGGGATAAAAAATCCGATTGATGAGATTGATTTCGTTGAGCTTCATGATGCTTATACGTCAAGCGAGATACAGACCTATGAAGACCTGGGGCTTTGTAAGTATGGTGAGGGCGGAAAGTTTGTTGAAAAAGGCATCCCATTTATGCCCGGGATAAATTATGGCTTCAAACTTAAAGAACATGGAAAACTTCCGGTAAATCCTTCAGGAGGCCTCCTCGCATGCGGTCATCCTGTAGGTGCAACCGGACTTATGCAGGCAGTCTTCGCTTTATGGCAGCTTCAGGGCACAATAGGCAAACACTTTGGTTCAACTCAACTTCAGCTCAAATCACCGCGCAGGGGACTTATACACAGCCATGCCGGTACAGGCACTTATGTAACCGTATCAATTATGGAACGGGAGGAATAACCTGTGAAGAAAGACGAAACCATAATTTATGGAATACCTTTCCCTGATGAGCTTTCCAAGCTCAAGGGTATGTCTCCGATAATAATCAAATCCCCGTACCATATTGATTACATCTATAGCTATGGACAGGATTCCCCATTTTTTGCAGGACTTGCAAACAAAAAACTTCTTGGGACGAAATGTCCTGAGTGCGGTTACTCATACGCTACACCAAAAGCATACTGCATGTATTGCGGGACCTCTTGTGACTGGATAGAACTTCCAGCCAAAGGAAAAGTTCATACATATACAACTTGTTATTATGGAGGTGAAAGTTTCCTTGACGAGACACCTTTTAATCTCGTCCTCGTTGAGTTTGAGGGATTAGATACATTATTTCTTTCAAGACTTACCGGCGTAAAGGCAGAGGAAATTCAAATAGGCATGCAAGTAAAGCCGCAATTTGCGAAATTACCGAGAATAAGCCCTACTGATGTATGGTTCGTTCCTGTTAGAAAATAACAGCATTAATATAGCGTTAATAATTGATTGAATAAAAACCATATGTTAGCTTTAAAAATTATGAACAGAGGGAATTCACCCTATATTTGGGACATAATATAAATGTATATGCAGCCATCAAATATTCTATTGCTTGAAAACGATGAAAAATGGCGCGATTACATCAGTCGTGTTCTGGATAAAGATAAGTTTATAATAGAGCCTGCAATTGATTTAGAGTCTGCCCTCAAGTTTATGAGGATCAATATATACGACCTTATCATTTTTTCTGCTGACCTTCCCTGTTCAAATGATATGGAAGCACTCACATGTATAAAGAATGCAAATCCCGGATGTGATCTGATTATAACTACGTCTGCATCAAACGTTAATTCTGCAATAGATGCCATGAAGGAAGGCGTATACGATTTTCTCGTTAAACCCTTAAATCCTGAGCTTACAAAGATCATAATTAATAAAGCGATAGAAAAGCGTATTCTACATAAAAAAGCAGTAGAAGCGGAATACTACAAGAACCTTTCACGTAAAGATGGCCTTACCGAAGTTTACAATTATCGTTTTTTCAATCAGCTTCTGGAAACTGAAATATCAAGGGCTACCCGTTATAATAAGGAAATAGCACTCATGATGGTTGATCTTGATAATTTCAAAGAAATAAATGATATAGAAGGTCATCAGGCCGGTGACAGGATACTTAAGCATGTTGCAAATATCCTTATTAAGTCAACCCGGGATTGCGACCAGATAGCTAGATATGGAGGCGATGAGTTCACTATAATTATGCCGGAAACAAAAAAAGATAGCTGCTTGCCTATTGCAAACAGAATAAAGAAGGAAATCAGCCGGTATAAACTTGAATTAAAAAACCTCCATAGCTTTCATTTGACACTAAGCATAGGGGTCTCGGGATTCCCGGAGGATGGGGAAACAAGACCGGAACTGATAAAAAAGGCTGATAAGGCATTATATTTTGCAAAAAGCTCCGGGAAAAATACCATAAAGATTTATTCAAATGACTGCGAAAAAATTCCGGAGAACAAAGAGCAATCTGATAAATAATATTTCTGCCTTCACCTTTGTCAGTTCTCAGGGAATTCCTTCAAATGATCATGGGAGACAATAAATTGAGAAAAACAGTAGCAAAAAAACCGTTACTTCTATTGGCAGTAATAGCATCGCTGGTTTCCCTTCAATGCGCAATCAACCCTGTCACAAAGCAGTATGAATTCATGCTTATCAGCACCGAACAGGAAGTTGCTTATGGCAGGGAAGCAGATCCTGAGATAACAGAAAAATACGGATATTATGATGATAAAAAGATTCAGGACTATATAAACCGCGTAGGAGAAAAATTAGTATCCGTATGCGACAGGAAAGATATCGCATATCATTTCACTGTCGTTGACTCTCCAGAGATCAATGCCTTTGCGCTGCCCGGCGGCTATGTTTATGTAACAAGAGGTATCTTATCCCAGATAAACAGCGAGGCTGAGTTGGCTTCAGTGATGGGACATGAAATTGGACATGTAACAGCAAGGCACAGCGCACGCCAAATAAGCAGCTCAATGAGCTATCAGACAGTGGCTTCCGTAGCATCTATGATATATCCCCAGATTCAGCAATGGTCGCAGATTATGGACACTATATTCATGGGTATAGAAAATGGTTACGGGAGAAGCTATGAGCTTCAGGCTGATGATCTGGGAATTAAATACAGCTCAAATGCCGGTTATAACCCCACAGCATCCGCTTCATTCCTGCAGCACCTTGAGATGAATGAAAAAGGGGAGAATGTACTGCACGGACTTATGTCAACTCATCCAGAAACTGTAGAAAGGGTAGAAAAGGCAAAAGCTGAAGCAGAGCTGATTCTAAAGCAGAACCCGGGAAAACAATTCATTGATAACCGTGATTTCTATCTTACCCAGGCTGACGGGCTTGTCTATGGTCCGGGAGAAAAAAACGGGGTTTTTGACGGCAATACCTATAATAATGGTTTTTACAGATTTTCTGTCTCCATACCTGAAGGATGGAAGAAATTTGCAAGTCGTTATGTTTTTGCGTTCAAACATCCCGAACGTGAAATGTATGCAACTCTTCAGAGAATAAACCTGAGAAGCAATATAACAGCAGAACAGCTTGCTCAGAAATGGGAGAACAACAAGAAACTGAAAAGAATATATGGAAAAAGTCTGACGACCGGCTCAATCAATACATTTCGCGCTCTATATTCGGCAAATACAAGCAAGGGGAAAGTCACCTTGGATGTGATGTTCTTTGTCCGGCAGGGAAAAGGATTTGCCATTCTAACCTCAGCCCTTGATAGTGAATACAGACAGGGAAGCATTTATTTTAATAATATATTTAACAGTCTGAGGGAATTATCGGAAAAGGAGGCTTCCCTTTTTGGAAGCAGAACAATAAGGATTTACACAGTAAAAAGCGGAGATACAGTCCAGTCCCTGGCTGAAAGCTATTTCAGGGACAAAACTAAAGATGAAGAAATAGCTTTAATAAATGGTTTCGATAAAAACCGGAAACTCACTGCCGGAGAAAAAATAAAGATACCAATG harbors:
- a CDS encoding carbamoyltransferase, with the protein product MYILGISCFYHDSAACLLKDGELIAAAQEERFTRKRHDPDFPENAVKYCLEKGGITISDLDHVGFYDKPFIKFERILLTYIATFPKSFPSFSKALPVWLKEKLWTKRVIQEKTGFEGDILFIQHHQSHAASSFLVSPFEEAAILTVDGVGEWATATYGVGRGNKIEIKKEINFPHSLGLLYSAFTYYLGFKVNSAEYKVMGLAPYGNPTYYDLILKELVDLRDDGSFMMNMKYFAYDYGLTMTNGKFDKLFGGPPRESESKLEQKHKDIAASVQKVTEEIVLRMARHLYKETGLSNLCMAGGVALNCVANGRILRETPFKNIFVQPAAGDAGGAVGVASYIYHSLLGNPRKYVMKHAYYGPEFSNDEIRNYLDSRNVKYHELKTEDLIQKTARLITEQNVIGWFQGRMEFGPRSLGNRSIIADATNAANRDVVNLKIKFRESFRPFAPSVLEEKSAEYFELDCPSPYMLLVAQVRENKRMIPAVTHVDNSARIQTVNREENKIFYDLISEYEKISGVPVIINTSFNVRGEPIVCTPHDAYMCFMRTNMDYLVMGDFLLDKKEMKVLEGDVDWKKIFAPD
- a CDS encoding thiolase domain-containing protein (Catalyzes the synthesis of acetoacetyl coenzyme A from two molecules of acetyl coenzyme A. It can also act as a thiolase, catalyzing the reverse reaction and generating two-carbon units from the four-carbon product of fatty acid oxidation) — translated: MKNVYAISGGVSKFRKSRTDITFQAMVKECFDYILKDLNLEFKQAYELIDGSVASYFSDHFQRQLMAGIMVQDFLGLCPKPGHRVEGGGATGGICFQEAYKAVASGYMDVCLAFGFETMSHVKTWKGNEFIALASDTNFDYPVGGFYSGYYAMMVMRHMHEFGTTTDQMAMVSVKNHRNACFNPYAQQPAEITVKDVRDSEMVAYPLTRLDICAMSDGAAAVLIASEKGLKKIEKASGKKLSPILIKGIGRGTDAMRMSDRPHGKVMLLPHESASDYKKLKYPGVHSFRAGRAAAAEAYRNAGIKNPIDEIDFVELHDAYTSSEIQTYEDLGLCKYGEGGKFVEKGIPFMPGINYGFKLKEHGKLPVNPSGGLLACGHPVGATGLMQAVFALWQLQGTIGKHFGSTQLQLKSPRRGLIHSHAGTGTYVTVSIMEREE
- a CDS encoding SAM-dependent chlorinase/fluorinase, which translates into the protein MEKFKHKLKSPVISLLTDFGTRDYFVGTMKGVILSIYPEAKIVDITHEVSPFNIMEAAFILKNSYNYFPEGTVHLVVVDPGVGSERGIVIVKSRKYTFVAPDNGVLTYIYFTEEEFSIYRLNEKKILSEQPASRTFHGRDIMAPIAARLAKGETPEEFGDPIDRFKVFNFYPSSFQKGTINGAIIYIDKFGNLISNISEDFFDRMCTRTGRKKIKIKCGDHEVSDTVPSYSKGKKNAISAIWASHGNLEIFVREGNASKKLKIKTGDKVTISFIRN
- a CDS encoding DUF116 domain-containing protein, producing the protein MKLSNKGLFSWLCIGVISALVLLSLGIFKFSTSPAFEKYFAALNMLLISGITFVCIMTLFLLAGIFLDTNIPFASAFRKIYIKLLFPMLMMCGKLFKVSKERLEQVLIEINNKLVLSKKIKVAPHELLILLPHCLQRSECDKKLTYRLDNCIRCGGCVINELLSLGICDEVRFAMARGGTEARNVINSLHPRAVVAVACERDLISGIIDSYPLSVYGIVNERPFGYCKDTCINVQNIKEGIDLFLN
- a CDS encoding diguanylate cyclase; this encodes MYMQPSNILLLENDEKWRDYISRVLDKDKFIIEPAIDLESALKFMRINIYDLIIFSADLPCSNDMEALTCIKNANPGCDLIITTSASNVNSAIDAMKEGVYDFLVKPLNPELTKIIINKAIEKRILHKKAVEAEYYKNLSRKDGLTEVYNYRFFNQLLETEISRATRYNKEIALMMVDLDNFKEINDIEGHQAGDRILKHVANILIKSTRDCDQIARYGGDEFTIIMPETKKDSCLPIANRIKKEISRYKLELKNLHSFHLTLSIGVSGFPEDGETRPELIKKADKALYFAKSSGKNTIKIYSNDCEKIPENKEQSDK
- the def gene encoding peptide deformylase, with translation MSLIEILKYPEPKLRKPSVEIKDITDEVLKLLDDMAETMYDAPGIGLAAPQIGKNIRVAVIDIGKRDEEEGELIKLINPSIKMIDGEEIIEEGCLSVPGITEAVKRPDRILVTATSPEGKKIEFETSGLLSRVIQHEFDHLEGILFIDRVSKIKKELIKMKLRKGLQDK
- a CDS encoding Zn-ribbon domain-containing OB-fold protein produces the protein MSPIIIKSPYHIDYIYSYGQDSPFFAGLANKKLLGTKCPECGYSYATPKAYCMYCGTSCDWIELPAKGKVHTYTTCYYGGESFLDETPFNLVLVEFEGLDTLFLSRLTGVKAEEIQIGMQVKPQFAKLPRISPTDVWFVPVRK
- the pdxA gene encoding 4-hydroxythreonine-4-phosphate dehydrogenase PdxA — protein: MKLKTSKKKPLVITMGDPAGIGPEIILKAAKIEALPAFVAGSADVLRFYNKKIRTGADICSINEDEIAKIKPCKGSIYVLDVESPLSGKLIPGIVKKEYGEAVYRYIKKAVELCMNGKAGAIVTAPINKESLNLAGHHYPGHTELLMELTGSKSVVMMLAGGKLKVALATTHVRLKDVPSKIKKEKLVETFRIISDDLKGYEGRKPRIAVCSLNPHGGEGGIFGDEEGKEIKPAVDEAVKSGQKVFGPYSADTLFARTVGGEFDVVVAMYHDQGMGPLKLHCFGKGVNISLGLPIIRTSVDHGTAFDIAGKGKADPGSLLFAIKLARKWARNNR
- a CDS encoding methionyl-tRNA formyltransferase, which encodes MKIIFMGSTEGSLFCLKELCKKGFDIAAVVTQTDKPAGRGMKVSAPPVKAYAVENNIPVFQPETLKDDALISQLAALSPDLIVVVAYGKILPESVLKLPPKGCINLHASLLPKYRGAAPVNWAIINGEKETGITTQLMVKKLDAGDILMQEKEVILENDTTGSLLEKLIIKGAILLADTVKLWDEGKINPVPQDESLVTFAPIMKKEDGKIDWNKNATDIVNLVRGTNPWPGAYAEFGSENGEKLKIWMAASAQIDIAGEPGKILIEKERLFVKASSGAVELIEVQPENKRRMIAREYLRGYKLPARFNS
- a CDS encoding M48 family metalloprotease, producing the protein MRKTVAKKPLLLLAVIASLVSLQCAINPVTKQYEFMLISTEQEVAYGREADPEITEKYGYYDDKKIQDYINRVGEKLVSVCDRKDIAYHFTVVDSPEINAFALPGGYVYVTRGILSQINSEAELASVMGHEIGHVTARHSARQISSSMSYQTVASVASMIYPQIQQWSQIMDTIFMGIENGYGRSYELQADDLGIKYSSNAGYNPTASASFLQHLEMNEKGENVLHGLMSTHPETVERVEKAKAEAELILKQNPGKQFIDNRDFYLTQADGLVYGPGEKNGVFDGNTYNNGFYRFSVSIPEGWKKFASRYVFAFKHPEREMYATLQRINLRSNITAEQLAQKWENNKKLKRIYGKSLTTGSINTFRALYSANTSKGKVTLDVMFFVRQGKGFAILTSALDSEYRQGSIYFNNIFNSLRELSEKEASLFGSRTIRIYTVKSGDTVQSLAESYFRDKTKDEEIALINGFDKNRKLTAGEKIKIPMLKGGTSIGF